In the genome of Oncorhynchus kisutch isolate 150728-3 unplaced genomic scaffold, Okis_V2 scaffold2905, whole genome shotgun sequence, the window attaagGCTCTACTCCTGAACTAAACAAAATCATAGTCACTGGAACATCTCCAGCTTAATCTGAGTCCAGGGTAAACTGTCTATGGAGGTGTCAGAACAAGCCCATCCAGGGTAAACTGTCTATGGAGGTGTCAGAACAAGCCCATCCAGGGTAAACTGTCTATGGAGGTGTCAGAACAAGCCCATCCAGGGTAAACTGTCTATGGAGGTGTCAGAACAAGCCCATCCAGGGTAAACTGTCTATGGAGGTGTCAGAACAAGCCCCAGTCCATCCAACCAGAAACGGACTGGCCCTGGGGCAGATCCGGCAAATGCCAGATTTGGGCTGGTCCATCTTTAACTTAGTCTAAATTGGGGTTGTGTGCTGAATTATTATAATTTGGCCATTACTGGGGAACTCAAGTGGGGGAAATGGGCCAGTGTGTTAGAAATGCCTGGGCCAAGTCGACCAAGAACGTCCATCTTGTTCCTCAGCTCAAATTCCCAACAACTAGCCTGGGTTCCAGCAGTGAGTCCCAACGTTCAGtcacctgcagagagagagagagagaaagacactgaAATGGGATTCTATTCAATTCTATGGGAGTGACATCACAAACACATCCCCATGGTAACCGGAAAATCACAACATTCCGAATTCTGCACATACAGCTGTTTTATGGGAAAGTATTTAACCCCCATTATGCCTGGTTTAAAGTATCCCAACAGGTTTCTCTTTCAACTAAACGATTATAAGGGACATTCATTGGACAATGAACAGCTTCCCTCAACATGTGGGTGATGGGGTTGAAATGCAGTCAGGGACAATAGAGAGGGGGTCAAGCTCATCCATACAGTGTCACACAGCCAGTACAGTGTGAGAAGAGGCCCGCTTAGTGAAGAGAGGATGGTCAATGGAACCAAAACAACATTCAAAGgttaagccccccccccaccagagtgTTAAGCCACCCCCACAGAGTGTTAAGCCACCCCCACAGAGTGTTAAGCCACCCCCACAGTGTTAAGCCACCCCCACAGAGTGTTACGCCAGACCCTGGCTCTGACATACAATATTGTAGAAATGAAGTCTAAATTGTGATGAATGTGCGCAGATCAATTGTGCTGCAGGATCAGTGCATGCAGGCAGGGTCTGTGAAATAACACTGTACAGTAACAGTATCTTATGTCTTACCCTGGAACCCCGGGACACAGCGTACTCCACACTGATTCTATTGGTTTTATTCATGTATATAGAAACGTACAGTAACAGTATTTTATGTCTTACCCTGGAACCCCGGGACACAGCGTACTCCACACTCTCGGATCCGTCCGCGTTCTGATACACCAGGTCAAACTTCCCCGGCTCCACGGGCGCTGAGGGGCAGACAGACATGTTAAGGTTGGGCCATCTTGGTAAGGTCCAGCAATGACAGGTAGTGCCAGACAATGACAGGTAGTGCCAGGTGAGGGGCAGACAATGACAGGTAGTGCCAGGTGAGGGGCAGACAATGACAGGTAGTGCCAGGGTGCCTTCAGATGGCTGAGGGAAACATCGTCCGAGTCCCGATTCTCCACCTTTCTCCCAAAGTTACGCACTGGAACACTTATCATGGATTTAACAGTGGAAGCTCACTCCAGCCAATCATTACATCAATCCAATGACAGGAAGTTGTACCAGTGCACTCTGGGAGACGGGTGGAGAATCGCCATTCAACAGTTACTGCCTTAATAGTTTAAacgaatgggggggggggggggggggggaaatgaagTGAGGGATCTTCATCCCACCTTGATAAGCAGAGAGCAGTCATCCTTTTGGCCTTACCTTGATAAGCAGAGAGCAGTCATCCGTTTGGCCTTACCTTGATAAGCAGAGAGCAGTCATCCGTTTGGCCTTACCTTGATAAGCAGAGAGCAGTCATCCGTTTGGCCTTACCTTGATAAGCAGAGAGCAGTCATCCGTTTGGCCTTACCTTGATAAGCAGAGAGCAGTCATCCGTTTGGCCTTACCTTGATAAGCAGAGAGCAGTCATCCGTTTGGCCTTACCTTGATAAGCAGAGAGCAGTTCGAGCTCAATCTGTTTGGTGCTGTGGTCGAAATGAATGATTTTCCCCTCCTGATAGACAAACGGGGAGACACACAGTGAGAAAGAACATTACCCAAATGAAACCaattacatttttaaatatgTAGCATATAAACATTTCTTACCACATGTATTTAGTCCTAGTTCAGGACATAACTTGAGAAGAAAAAAGTGCTGTCCACCTACGGTTAGAGAAAACAGTCCCTAACCGTGTTCACACAGCTGTTTCTCCTCAAgttattccacacacagagagagaaaacagttcCTAACCGTGTCCACacaggtctgtctcctcatgttataccagacagagagagaaaacagttcCTAACCGTGTCCACACAGCTCTGTCTCCTCATGTtataccagacagagagagaacagttccTAACCGTGTCCACACAGCTGTTTCTCCTCATGTtataccagacagagagagaaaacagtccCTAACCGTGTCCACACAGCTCTGTCTCCTCATGTtataccagacagagagagaaaacagttcCTAACCGTGTCCACACAGCTGTTTCTCCTCATGTtataccagacagagagagaaaacagtccCTAACCGTGTTCACACAGCTCTGTCTCCTCATGTTAtacgagacagagagaaaaaagtgAGTCATTCAACTATTTTTACTTACTTTATACTCAGACACCTCTGGTGTGTAGTTCTCTGTCAGCTCCAGCagctgtgaacacacacacacgacagagtGATAATGAGTTACATGGAGGTGTGTAGTACCTTAGCAACACACAACTCTACAGTCATCTCTCACTGTTCTTCTATGTTAGAGGTTTTATTCACATGGAAAACAGAGGGACTTACAGTGGTAAGGAAAAggaatgtgaaccctttggaatgacctggACTTCTGCATAAACTGGTCATCACATTTGacctgatcttcatctaagtcacaactacagacaaaaacacagtgtgcttaaactaataacacacaaatgattgtatttttcttgtctatattgaatacatcatttaaacattcacaatgtaggttggaaaaagtatgtgaaccccgaggctaatgacttctccaaaagataACTGGTGTCAGGAGtcggctaacctggagtccaatcaatgagacgagattagagatgttggttagagctgcccagcccttacattttttttttttttaactcacaaaatttgagtttgctattcacaagaagcattgcctgatgtgaaccatgcctcaaacaaaagagatcagaagacctaagattaagaatgattgatttgcataaagctggaaagggttacaaagtatctctaaaagccttgatgctCATCAGTCCACAGTCAGACAAatggtctataaatggagaaagttcagcactgttgctactctccctaggagtggccgtcctgctatgatgactgcaagagcacagagcagaatactcaatgaggttaagaagaatcctagagtgtcagcttaAGACtgacagaaatctctggaacatgctaacatctctgttaacGAGTCttcgatacgtaaaacactaaacaagaatggtgttcatgggaggacgccacggaagaagccattgctgcaagtctgaagttcgcaaaagagcaccttgATGTTCCACAGctctactggcaaaatattctgtgtacAGATGAAACTagagttgagttgtttggaaggaaggaacagacatcactatgtgtggagaaaaaaagcccagcacaccaacatcaaaacctcatcccaactgtaaagtatagtGGAGGTAGCATCATGGTTTGATGCTGcgttgctgcctcagggcctggacagtttGCTATCGTCGGCaggaaaatgaattcccaagtttatcaagacattttgcaggagaatgtaaggctatctgtacACCAATTGAagttcaacagaagttgggtgatgaaacaggacaacgaccctaaacacagaagtaaaatcaacaacagaatggcttcaacagaagaaaatacgccttctggagtggcccagtcagagtcctgaccttctggagtggcccagtcatgCATGTTTACAACCCTGTACTGTGCATGTTTACAACCCTGTACTGTGCATGTTTACAACCCTGTACTGTGCATGTTTACAACCCTGTACTGTGCATGTTTACAACCCTGTACTGTGCATGTTTACAACCCTGTACTGTGCATGTTTACAACCCTGTACTGTGCATGTTTACAACCCTGTACTGTGCATGTTTACAACCCTGTACTGTGCATGTTTACAACCCTGTACTGTGCATGTTTACAACCCTGTACTGTGCATGTTTACAACCCTGTACTGTGCATGTTTACAACCCTGTACTGTGCATGTTTACACGGTGGGTTCAAGAAAGACATGAAAACCTATAAATGTTTGTTATTAGTTTTAAGCAGCAGAcggtctattgttgtgacttaggtGAAGATCAGATAAAATGTGATGATGAATTgaatgcagaaatccaggtcattccaaagggttcacctaCTTTCTCTTGCCATTGTACATCAGCAGCATCTTTAACTCTTTCCCTCCTCGACCAGGGAGAGTCGACTGAATTAATACAGCTAGGAGTTTCCTGGTCACATGACCTGAGCAGGAAGAAGGCTCCAGTGTCTGAATGGAGTGATGCTATACACTAACTATGGTCTTCTTTCTACTAGTACACTAAGGCCCTTCCAGTTGAACCACTGGGAAACAGTGTTACTGAGTGGAccaccctggttaaataaagacatGACCTGAGTGAAGGTAAAACGCATTGCTTCCATTTGAACCCAGTGTATCAGACTGAGCTGTGTGGTGAGTACGGAACCGCCAGCAGGTCTATAAGAGGTGGGTTACCTCGACGGTCTACAAGAGGTGGGTTACCTCGACGGTCTACAAGAGGTGGGTTACCTCGACGGTCTACAAGAGGTGGGTTACCTCGACGGTCTACAAGAGGTGGGTTACCTCGACGGTCTATAAGAGGTGGGTTACCTCGACGGTCTATAAGAGGTGGGTTACCTCGACGGTCTATAAGAGGTGGGTCACCTCGACGGTCTATAAGAGGTGGGTTACCTCGACGGTCTACAAGCAGTGGGTTACCTCGACGGTCTACAAGAGGTGGGTTACCTCGACGGGCGGTCTATAAGAGGTGGGTTACCTCGGTCTATAAGCGGTGGGTTACCTCGACGGTCTATAAGAGGTGGGTTACCTCGACGGTCTATAAGAGGTGGGTTACCTCGACGGTCTATAAGAGGTGGGTCACCTCGACGGTCTATAAGAGGTGGGTTACCTCGACGGTCTATAAGCGGTGGGTTACCTCGACGGTCTACAAGAGGTGGGTTACCTCGACGGGCGGTCTATAAGAGGTGGGTTACCTCGGTCTATAAGCGGTGGGTTACCTCGACGGTCTATAAGAGGTGGGTTACCTCGACGGTCTATACGAGGTGGGTTACCTCAACGGTCTATACGAGGTGGGTTACCTCGACGGTCTATACGAGGTGGGTTACCTCGACGGTCTATACGAGGTGGGTTACCTCGACGGTCTATACGAGGTGGGTTACCTCGACGGTCTATAAGAGGTGGGTTACCTCGACGGTCTATAAGAGGTGGGTTACCTCGACAGTCTATAAGAGGTGGGTTACCCCGACGGTCTATAAGAGGTGGGTTACCTCGGCGATCTATAAGCGGTGTGTTACCTTGAAGGCGATCTTCTGTCCGTCCTGAGGGGGAGCAGCTAGGAGGGGCATCTCACTGTAGTCCCTCTTGGGGACACTCTCTGATGggttctacaacacacacacacctataaatGTCATACCTCCCACATCTTCGTGGCAGCAACAACAGAAGTAGGTTACAGAATGCCACAGGGTCGGTGTCGagtccatttcaattcaggaagtaaactgaaatgccACAGGGTCGGTGTCGagtccatttcaattcaggaagtaaactgaaatgccACAGGGTCGGTGTCGagtccatttcaattcaggaagtaaactgaaatgccACAGGGTCGGTGTCGagtccatttcaattcaggaagtaaactgaaatgccAATTCCAGTTCTGTGCTTTTCAatgagaataaaaaaataaaacaaaactaAATGACTTGAATTGACCCTGGAATACCGTGTAGCAGTCAGTTGACTTACCTGGAACACCACAGAGCTGTTATTCAGGGAGTCCTTCTGGTACGATGGTGGCTGAGGAGTCTGCTGTCGCTGTCCACCTTCATAGTTGAAATAAAACCCTGCATtatctcctccccctgtcccgctatctccccctctccctcctctacccccacGAGAACCCCTATCCCACTCCCCACCTCTATCCCCACCACGAGGACCCCTGTCCCACTCCCCTCTAACCCCCCTACCTCCACCACCCCAACTCTGgcctccatcccctctacccctaacccctcctctctccacacccCTAGGGCTTCCCCTGCCTCTCCAGGTGGGTTGTGCTGCCATAGCAGGGACTATCCCCATCCCCAGGCCCGGTTGTTTGATAACCAGCTGGATCTCctcctcactactactactactagagcCTGGGCTCTCAGGCCTCCTGTGGGCCTTCTGCACTGCTGGGGTAGAGCCTGGGCTCTCAGGCCTCCTGTGGGCCTTCTGCACTGCTGGGGTAGAGCCTGGCCCTGGAGCATTAGCTCTCTGGCCAGGGGATCCAGAGGTCCTGGGACCTGAGGAAGGGAGGCTGGGCCTGGAGGGGGTGGTTTTGTCTCTAGGACCAGCTCCGGAGCCGGTGGGTATGGTGGTAGGAGGAGTGGCAGCAGGTTTGGATAGAGGAGTTTGGTTTTTAACGGGAGGTTTGCCTGTGGTGGCTTTGCTAGAGGCATCGTCACCCGATGAGTCTGAGGAGTCCGAATCAGATGAGGGAGGTGTGCGTGGTTTCTTAATGGGGACTCGGGGTTTAACTACAGGGGTGGCTTTAGATGTGACAGGGGGTGTAGAGCTAGCAGAGTGTGATTTGGGGGGTAGTTTCTGCATGGGGGTTTTACTGGGGGCCACCTCCTCCTCACTACTTTCACTGGAATCAGAAGAGTCGTCCGTTTCCCCATTCGGGGTCTTTGCTGTGGCTTTACCGTTAACAGATACTGCTGTGGCCGCTGGAGCCTTCTTGGTGTTTTTGTCTGCTTTGACTACGGTGGGAGGGGGTCCTGTGGACGAGGTGGGAGGGGGTCCTGTGGACGAGGTGGGAGAGGGTCCTGTGGACGAGGCAGTGGTTTTGGTCGCCACCTTCTTATCTTTGTTCttcttctgtttctgtttcttcttgtcttctttcctcctctcttcaacCGCAGCCTGGTTGGAATCGGCCTCCTgactctccttctttctcttcttctttttccACTCTTCACTCACTCGGTTCTGTGTGGGCTCCTCCTCCTcggcatctctcctcctcttcttggaCTTCACAACAGATGTGTTCGACTGACTTCCACTCGAAAGGGTTAGGGTGTCCACCTTCACTCTGTCAATCAACACAACACGGAGGGTTGGAACGGTAGATATTCTCAAAGTACTAGGGGTGGTATGTGTGAAAACATATTGGCCTAGGCTAAGACCAGGCTTGGAGTGCAACCCCTCTATTGTTTTGTTGCAAGCcggtgtagctagctacctagctaggctATATAACCAAGCCAAATAAATAGAATGAACCAACCATGTGGGTTAGATCACAGACTTAAATCCTAATGAAAGTTACAGCACCAGCGCAGGTCTAGAGCTAAGCGTGGATCAGACTGGATAAAAAACATGTCTGGCtatgcgggtgtgtgtgtgacgcaCCTGATGCTGTCGTTATCTCGGACTACGTAGATGCTCTCTGTGTGCGGCAGGTAGCAGTCTTCAATGAACAGACTCAAAATGCTCCTGCGACTGAAGTCGAACTTTTCCCTGATCACGCTGGCTATGTCTGCTACCACCCGGCATTTGTTCAGATCCACGAGGACCCAGCACATGCGACAGTCGGATACCGAGGGCGGCGGGTAATCAAAATACAATCGCACCCGTATCACATTGGTATTGGAGGCTGCCATTGTTGCTGTGTGGAAGGAAATCTATCTCACACGCCGTTCAGAAAACTAGTTGTCTGTCTTTTGAAGAGTTGACTCGTTTAGTTACTGCCACCTGTTGGCACGGAAGGGAATTAGCCAGCTAAATATTTCATTCAACGCTCCCTCATACCGGAAGCACTAGCCGGttcccactagataacacagccacaaagtcaattATACTCTAAAATCTTTGGTAGGGGTAGTTGAAAACATAAGTCCGGTAAAGAGTCTGTCTTTTTCAAAACGTAAAACCCTTAACAAAATATCAATGCATGTTTTATTAACAAATAGCCTAACAATTGATGAGCAGAACCTAGTAGTAGGCAACAGTAGGAACCattttggtcaacaacaaaacgTTCTCATTCAGGACAGatctacatacatttaaaacgtCACACATAGCTGATGAGGTAGTGCATGTCAGTGTGGTGTGTAAGTTGACTTTAGAATGTGAGACTAATGCTTCGAATAAAAACCAAAATCATGATGTAATGACAGGCAGCCTATGATAAACATATCGCTGGAAAAACTCAGTTACTCCTCCCAACACCTGATTTTATCCCGTCACGTTTTTCCACATTGAGGAACCATCTCCATTCAACTCCAAAATTATATTAAACTTTTCTAGACTCTCTTCAGCGGACAGAGACCGCACAGAAACCTGTACATTGTAGTGAAGATACATGTTTCACGAATGTGGTCCTTCCATAATTGTGCAACGCCATGCTTGTTGTTGTGATAAACCAGAGTTTGTTGGCGCTTTCAAGACAATTGggaactcaacacacacacacaaaacaagacaaataatgtcagtgatcttcaggtcggaaagtcagagctctagcAAGATGCCTGAGTTTCCGACTTTGAATTCGGAGTTGGATGACCTTTCAAAACTATTTTCCCCAGTCGGAGCTCCCCCCCTTTCCCGAGTTTTCTTGAATGCACCGAAGTCTgagatttctgagttcccagttgttttgaatgcagcaTTTCTACCATCGTTCTTATTGTGCGCTAGCTCCCTACGTCATCACTACAAGCACCATTTGATTCACCAGATACTCTACATGCCCACGTGCTGATCCACCAAGCACAGAGAGGGTCTGATCGAAAAGCCGATGGAAAGCTAAGTGCCCACCCAGCCGAGCTCAgcgaggagaacgagagagagcaggGTTGTACACCAAAGTTACATAGCCGAATTCAACACGTACATTCCAAAATGCTGACAAATATTGACATATAAATCGATgacaaattacatgaccctccacTGGACTAAATACAAGAAAATATTAAActctcccccattttcctccaggtaaCAATTGCTTAAATTTCGACCGCTACCTAACTAACTAGTTGCTTAGCTGGCTAGTTGCATTCTtatatatttgtaaaaaaaaatcagaTTATTGTAATCTGATAACTGTAATGTGAAGCTGCCGTTTTCCTTCCTCCTATTGGATTGTTACAAAACTTGACTTCCCCATTTCAAAACAAACGATCTGACTGGACGCACGTAGTAGCCGAATGTTTCACACGGTTTAAATATGCGATTCCCTTTCTTGCCAATAGGCGACAGCAGAGTATACTCAATCtttggtagtagtagttgtagacaCCAAGTGGCAGTATTTTCAACTAAGCATTTTCATAATGTatatcagtggttcccaaccttttggTTAATGTACCACCAAGTCCATTTTACTCTGCCCAGAGTACCCCCTCATGCCCATTACTAGTAAGCCTATGGCCTCAGTCTTCTCaggtaccccctgtggataggcccaTTACCCCCCGGGGGTTCTGGTACCGCTGGTTAGGAAACATGGATATACAAAAGACACGTAAACCTTCACAGAAAATGTATCAAACAATGGAAACCTTCACAGAAGATGTATCAAACCATGGAAACCTTCACAGAAGATGTATCAAACCATGGAAACCTTCACAGAAGATGTATCAAACCATGGAAACCTTCACAGAAGATGTATCAAACAATGGAAACCTTCACAGAAGATGTATCAAACAATGGAAACCTTCACAGAAGATGTATCAAGACAAGGAAACCTTCACAGAAGATGTATCAAACCATGGAAACCTTCACAGAAGATGTATCAAACCATGGAAACATTCACAGAAGATGTATCAAACCATGTTTTTTAACAAACAGCTTTTACAACTGATTTAAACAGAGTAGACAACAAAGTAGAAGCAATTTTGGTCAACTAAAAATCCCTCCTTAAAATATACcaacaattataaactgggtggttccagccctgaatgctgattggctgacagccgtggtacatgagaccgtataccacaggtatgacaaaacatgtattattactgctctaattacttaaccagtttataatagcaataaggcccgaggggctgtggtatatggtcaatataccacggctaaggtctgtGTCCAGGCTCCCCGCGCGCTGCATCGCGTGAACGAACAGCCctaagccgtggtatattggccatataccacagccCCTTGGGACTTATTGCTTCAACGTaacattgtatatatatatatcagagcTAAATAAAGAAACTACCTAGTATGTAAAGATGTAGGATTGCTTCAAGCTATATTTAGTTGATTGCTAACCTGAACTGAGCATCAACAACATTCCAAAGTAATCTAATACGTTTGTAGATAACCTTTGCGCCACACTCCTGTTGTTCAGACAGGAGTCTATTGATTAGTGTACActgagcaaaacattttgcaatgaaaacaagagttatttattggacaaattcaggtaagtCCCACCCGTTTCGTATTCTTctgttaggctacctgccgcccctctaaccactaggctacctgccgcccctctaaccactaggttacctgctgccccgcccctctaaccactaggctacctgccgcccctctaaccactaggctacctaccgcccctctaaccactaggctacctgccacccctctaaccactaggctacctgccgcccctctaaccactaggctacctgccacccctctaaccactaggctacctgccgcccctctaaccactaggctacctgccacccctctaaccactaggctacctgctgcccctctaaccactaggctacctgccgccccgcccctctaaccactaggctacctgccgcccctctaaccact includes:
- the LOC109885206 gene encoding coilin, which codes for MAASNTNVIRVRLYFDYPPPSVSDCRMCWVLVDLNKCRVVADIASVIREKFDFSRRSILSLFIEDCYLPHTESIYVVRDNDSIRVKVDTLTLSSGSQSNTSVVKSKKRRRDAEEEEPTQNRVSEEWKKKKRKKESQEADSNQAAVEERRKEDKKKQKQKKNKDKKVATKTTASSTGPSPTSSTGPPPTSSTGPPPTVVKADKNTKKAPAATAVSVNGKATAKTPNGETDDSSDSSESSEEEVAPSKTPMQKLPPKSHSASSTPPVTSKATPVVKPRVPIKKPRTPPSSDSDSSDSSGDDASSKATTGKPPVKNQTPLSKPAATPPTTIPTGSGAGPRDKTTPSRPSLPSSGPRTSGSPGQRANAPGPGSTPAVQKAHRRPESPGSTPAVQKAHRRPESPGSSSSSSEEEIQLVIKQPGLGMGIVPAMAAQPTWRGRGSPRGVERGGVRGRGDGGQSWGGGGRGVRGEWDRGPRGGDRGGEWDRGSRGGRGGRGGDSGTGGGDNAGFYFNYEGGQRQQTPQPPSYQKDSLNNSSVVFQNPSESVPKRDYSEMPLLAAPPQDGQKIAFKLLELTENYTPEVSEYKEGKIIHFDHSTKQIELELLSAYQAPVEPGKFDLVYQNADGSESVEYAVSRGSRVTERWDSLLEPRLVVGNLS